A window of Amycolatopsis australiensis contains these coding sequences:
- a CDS encoding amidase: MGRRPALLAVLAAVLVLVTAAPVASAASRFDLDSADIPALQARMASGRLSAVELTGRYLDRIHRIDGKVNAVLALNPASLTQAFESDARRRAHRLRGPLDGIPVLVKDNVDTRDQWTTAGSRALRSYPAKDATLVTRLRAAGAVILGKANLSEWANFRAAKPTSGWSGVGGQTNNPYVLDRNPCGSSAGSAAGVAASLAQVAIGSETDGSIVCPAGMTATVGHKPSLGLVSRTGVVPISAEQDTAGPIARHVVDVALTLSVLQGRDPADPATAEYPRTQPTDYAKLLEPGVLRGARIGLWRLPVLGPETDAVMTSARDALVRAGATVVEVTPPYQDRLAELEFPALLTEFHRDIDKYLATRPSGPRTLAGLIAYNRSDPLEQTCFAGQELFEQALAAPPPSDPGYRAGRSELSDLARRSLDETLAKYRLDAIASPTNPPAWKTDCAVGDDDVIPSSTPAAVAGYPDVTVPAGFAGALPVGISFMGARWSDARVLALAADFERVAPVRVPPRYLPTLPS; this comes from the coding sequence ATGGGACGGCGGCCGGCGCTCCTCGCAGTGCTGGCCGCCGTGCTCGTGCTGGTCACCGCGGCGCCGGTCGCTTCGGCGGCCTCGCGGTTCGACCTCGACTCCGCCGACATCCCGGCGCTGCAGGCGCGGATGGCGTCGGGCCGGCTCAGCGCCGTGGAACTGACCGGGCGGTACCTCGACCGGATTCACCGGATCGACGGAAAAGTCAACGCCGTCCTGGCGCTCAATCCCGCTTCGCTGACCCAGGCCTTCGAGAGCGACGCCCGGCGTCGCGCGCACCGGCTGCGCGGCCCGCTGGACGGCATCCCGGTGCTGGTCAAGGACAACGTCGACACGCGTGACCAGTGGACGACGGCAGGGTCACGAGCGCTGCGCAGCTACCCCGCGAAGGACGCGACGCTGGTCACCCGGCTTCGCGCGGCCGGCGCCGTGATCCTCGGCAAGGCGAACCTGTCCGAGTGGGCGAACTTCCGGGCCGCGAAGCCGACATCGGGCTGGTCCGGCGTGGGTGGGCAGACGAACAACCCGTACGTGCTGGACCGCAACCCGTGCGGGTCGTCCGCCGGGTCCGCGGCCGGCGTCGCCGCGTCACTGGCCCAGGTGGCGATCGGGTCGGAGACCGACGGCTCGATCGTGTGCCCGGCGGGGATGACCGCCACGGTCGGGCACAAACCGAGCCTCGGTCTGGTCAGCCGCACCGGCGTGGTGCCGATCTCCGCCGAGCAGGACACCGCCGGGCCGATCGCACGCCACGTCGTCGACGTGGCACTCACCCTTTCGGTGCTGCAAGGGCGGGATCCGGCGGATCCGGCGACCGCGGAGTACCCGCGCACCCAGCCGACCGACTACGCGAAGCTGCTCGAGCCCGGTGTGCTGCGCGGCGCGCGGATCGGTCTCTGGCGGTTGCCGGTGCTCGGCCCGGAGACGGACGCGGTCATGACGTCGGCGCGGGACGCCCTGGTCCGGGCGGGCGCGACGGTCGTCGAGGTGACCCCGCCGTACCAGGACCGGCTGGCCGAGCTGGAGTTCCCGGCGCTGCTCACGGAGTTCCACCGCGACATCGACAAGTACCTGGCCACCCGGCCGTCGGGACCGCGGACACTGGCCGGCCTCATCGCCTACAACCGCTCGGACCCGCTCGAACAGACCTGCTTCGCCGGTCAGGAGCTGTTCGAGCAGGCACTCGCCGCGCCGCCGCCGTCCGACCCCGGTTACCGCGCCGGCCGTTCCGAGCTGTCGGACCTCGCGCGCCGGTCGCTGGACGAGACCCTGGCGAAGTACCGCCTCGACGCGATCGCGTCGCCGACCAACCCGCCCGCGTGGAAGACCGACTGCGCGGTGGGGGACGACGACGTGATCCCGTCGTCGACGCCGGCCGCGGTCGCGGGCTACCCGGACGTGACGGTGCCGGCCGGGTTCGCCGGCGCGCTGCCGGTGGGGATCTCGTTCATGGGCGCGCGGTGGTCCGACGCCCGGGTGCTGGCGCTCGCGGCGGACTTCGAACGCGTCGCTCCGGTGCGGGTCCCGCCGCGGTACCTCCCGACGCTGCCGTCGTAG
- the glnA gene encoding type I glutamate--ammonia ligase, producing MDRQQEFVLRTLEERDIRFVRLWFTDVLGFLKSVAVAPAELEGAFNDGIGFDGSAIEGFARVYESDMVAKPDPATFQVLPWETPEGGPYSARMFCDIAMPDGSPSWADPRHVLRRQLSKAAEAGFTCYVHPEIEFFLLSSVPDDGTEPEPADNGGYFDQASHATATHFRRHAIETLEAMGISVEFSHHEGAPGQQEIDLRYADALTMADNVMTFRYVVKEVALTQGVRATFMPKPFTDQPGSGMHTHVSLFEGDRNAFYDAEDPHELSETGKAFVAGVLHHAKEISAVTNQWVNSYKRLISGSEAPTTVSWGRANRSALVRVPMYSPGKASSRRVEIRTLDSACNPYLAYSVILAAGLKGIEKGYELPPPAEDNIWQLSDSERRAAGYAQLPQNLGEALAEMEKSELLPEALGEHVYDFFLRNKRVEWDNYRSAVTPYELRTLLPVL from the coding sequence ATGGATCGCCAGCAGGAATTCGTGCTCCGCACGCTCGAGGAGCGCGACATCCGTTTCGTTCGTCTCTGGTTCACCGATGTGCTGGGGTTCCTCAAGTCCGTCGCGGTCGCGCCGGCCGAGCTGGAAGGCGCCTTCAACGACGGGATCGGCTTCGACGGCTCGGCCATCGAGGGCTTCGCGCGGGTCTACGAGTCCGACATGGTGGCCAAGCCGGACCCCGCCACCTTCCAGGTGCTGCCGTGGGAGACCCCGGAGGGCGGGCCGTACTCGGCGCGCATGTTCTGCGACATCGCGATGCCGGACGGCTCGCCGTCGTGGGCCGACCCCCGGCACGTCCTGCGCCGCCAGCTGTCGAAGGCCGCCGAAGCCGGCTTCACGTGCTACGTCCACCCGGAGATCGAGTTCTTCCTGCTCTCGAGCGTCCCGGACGACGGCACCGAGCCCGAGCCCGCGGACAACGGCGGCTACTTCGACCAGGCCAGCCACGCCACCGCGACGCACTTCCGGCGGCACGCGATCGAGACCCTCGAGGCGATGGGCATCTCGGTCGAGTTCAGCCACCACGAAGGGGCACCGGGCCAGCAGGAGATCGACCTCCGTTACGCCGACGCGCTGACGATGGCCGACAACGTGATGACGTTCCGTTACGTCGTCAAGGAGGTCGCGCTCACCCAGGGCGTGCGCGCGACGTTCATGCCCAAGCCGTTCACTGACCAGCCCGGCTCGGGGATGCACACGCACGTCAGCCTGTTCGAGGGCGACCGCAACGCCTTCTACGACGCCGAAGACCCGCACGAGCTGTCGGAGACCGGCAAGGCCTTCGTCGCGGGGGTGCTCCACCACGCGAAGGAGATCTCGGCGGTCACCAACCAGTGGGTGAACTCGTACAAGCGCCTGATCAGCGGCAGTGAAGCGCCCACGACCGTGTCGTGGGGGCGCGCGAACCGCTCCGCGCTCGTCCGCGTCCCGATGTATTCACCCGGAAAGGCGTCATCCCGACGGGTGGAGATCCGTACCCTGGACTCGGCGTGCAACCCGTACCTGGCGTACTCGGTCATCCTGGCCGCCGGGCTCAAGGGGATCGAGAAGGGCTACGAGCTGCCGCCACCCGCCGAGGACAACATCTGGCAGCTGAGCGACTCCGAGCGGCGCGCCGCCGGGTACGCGCAGCTGCCGCAGAACCTGGGGGAGGCGCTGGCCGAGATGGAGAAGTCCGAGCTCCTGCCGGAAGCGCTCGGCGAGCACGTCTACGACTTCTTCCTCCGCAACAAGCGCGTGGAGTGGGACAACTACCGCAGCGCGGTCACCCCGTACGAACTCCGCACCCTCCTCCCGGTGCTCTGA
- a CDS encoding MFS transporter, which translates to MTVETRPAPKLHRAWLIAGAAFVALLASAGFRAAPGVLIDPLHEEFGWSRATISSAVSVNLVLYGLFAPFAAALMERFGIRRVSATALFVIALGAGGTVFMSASWQLVLCWGVLVGAGTGSMAMSFAATVATRWFVRSRGVVTGVLTAAGATGQLIFLPLIANLAVSSGWRTASLVIAIAALAVVPVVLLVIRDHPADVGTTAYGAPADAEAARPASKTGSARRALSVLAQAARTRTFWLLAAGFAICGATTNGLVGTHFVPAAHDHGMPQTTAAGLLALVGVFDVVGTIFSGWLTDRVDPRILLGVYYALRGLSLAMLPQLFSSSVQPSMWAFILFYGLDWVATVPPTVALCVRAFGDAGPIVFGWVFACHQLGAAFAASAAGLVRDQLGNYSLAWYSAAVLAVIASVASLAITRAKKPVPVLAT; encoded by the coding sequence GTGACTGTCGAAACCCGCCCCGCCCCGAAGCTGCACCGCGCCTGGCTGATCGCCGGTGCCGCGTTCGTCGCGCTGCTCGCCTCCGCCGGTTTCCGCGCGGCCCCCGGCGTCCTCATCGACCCGCTGCACGAGGAGTTCGGCTGGTCCCGGGCCACGATCAGTTCAGCCGTTTCGGTGAACCTCGTGCTCTACGGCCTGTTCGCGCCCTTCGCCGCCGCGCTGATGGAGCGGTTCGGCATCCGCCGCGTCTCGGCGACCGCGTTGTTCGTCATCGCCCTCGGCGCGGGCGGCACGGTCTTCATGAGCGCGAGCTGGCAGCTCGTGCTCTGCTGGGGTGTGCTGGTCGGCGCGGGCACCGGCTCGATGGCGATGAGCTTCGCCGCCACCGTGGCCACGCGCTGGTTCGTGCGCAGCCGCGGGGTCGTCACCGGCGTGCTGACCGCCGCGGGCGCCACCGGCCAGCTGATCTTCCTCCCGCTCATCGCGAACCTCGCGGTGAGTTCGGGCTGGCGGACCGCGTCGCTGGTCATCGCGATCGCCGCCCTGGCCGTCGTCCCGGTCGTCCTGCTGGTCATCCGCGACCACCCGGCCGACGTCGGCACCACGGCCTACGGCGCGCCCGCCGACGCCGAGGCCGCCCGCCCGGCGTCGAAGACAGGCTCCGCGCGCAGGGCGCTTTCGGTGCTCGCCCAGGCCGCCCGGACCCGCACGTTCTGGCTGCTCGCGGCCGGCTTCGCGATCTGCGGTGCGACGACGAACGGCCTGGTCGGCACGCACTTCGTCCCGGCCGCGCACGACCACGGCATGCCGCAGACGACCGCGGCGGGCCTGCTGGCCCTGGTCGGGGTCTTCGACGTCGTCGGCACGATCTTCTCCGGCTGGCTCACCGACCGCGTCGACCCGCGGATCCTGCTCGGCGTCTATTACGCCCTGCGCGGACTGTCGCTGGCCATGCTGCCGCAGCTGTTCAGCTCGAGCGTGCAGCCGAGCATGTGGGCGTTCATCCTGTTCTACGGGCTCGACTGGGTGGCCACGGTGCCGCCGACGGTCGCGCTGTGCGTCCGCGCGTTCGGCGACGCCGGCCCGATCGTGTTCGGCTGGGTCTTCGCCTGCCACCAGCTCGGCGCCGCCTTCGCCGCGTCGGCCGCCGGCCTGGTCCGCGACCAGCTCGGGAACTACAGCCTGGCCTGGTACTCCGCGGCCGTCCTGGCCGTCATCGCGTCGGTCGCTTCGCTGGCCATCACGCGGGCGAAGAAGCCCGTCCCGGTGCTCGCGACCTGA
- a CDS encoding LppX_LprAFG lipoprotein — translation MSRFALLLVLLLTAGCTGSPDTRGPFPAGSDLVREAAQSFAAVRGVHFAAGVNGVLPGFPLRQIEGDATLDDGESATGTADVQDDDAGDGHTKFGFIVNGRHVSTDAGAGPLPDAYTVSRFLGAHGGLKRLLDGVTDARTEGRENVDGAAALRVGGRVPAAVAHSVLAQVDADLTAKVWVSDTLPRRFVRLWVQIPPPDNHLSPVMIELSLTRQQD, via the coding sequence ATGTCGCGCTTCGCCCTCCTGCTCGTGCTGCTGCTGACGGCCGGCTGCACCGGATCACCGGACACGCGTGGGCCGTTCCCGGCGGGATCCGACCTCGTGCGCGAGGCGGCGCAGTCGTTCGCGGCGGTGCGCGGCGTGCACTTCGCGGCGGGCGTCAACGGCGTCCTGCCCGGCTTCCCGCTCCGCCAGATCGAGGGCGACGCGACCCTCGACGACGGCGAGTCCGCGACCGGCACGGCCGACGTCCAGGACGACGACGCCGGCGACGGGCACACGAAGTTCGGCTTCATCGTCAACGGCCGGCACGTTTCGACCGACGCCGGGGCCGGTCCGCTGCCCGACGCGTACACGGTCAGCAGGTTCCTCGGTGCGCACGGCGGGCTGAAACGGCTGCTCGACGGCGTGACGGACGCCCGGACCGAAGGGCGGGAGAACGTCGACGGCGCGGCCGCGCTGCGGGTCGGCGGCCGGGTGCCCGCCGCCGTGGCGCACAGCGTGCTCGCGCAGGTCGACGCCGACCTCACCGCCAAAGTGTGGGTGTCCGACACGCTGCCCCGGCGGTTCGTCCGGCTGTGGGTGCAGATCCCGCCGCCGGACAACCACCTGAGCCCGGTGATGATCGAGCTGTCGCTCACCCGCCAGCAGGACTAG
- a CDS encoding alpha/beta hydrolase, producing MLIAASLAACTSTGKAAPPAPTTESHPPSGPVPAGLERFYGQSLTWADCAPYATSEDARSAFQAKDVQCARLTVPLDYAKPDGETITLGLLRHKATDAGSRIGSLVVNPGGPGASGMVAAAGLIKPTANIALGKRFDLVGFDPRGIGASQPAIHCLTDRERDADRADDSETDGSPAGVLRQESQEKDFAAKCAQRTEDGTGMLANVGTRDVVKDLDVLRSVLGDEKLTYLGYSYGTRIGSTYAEAFPKNVRAMILDGAVDPEQDAVESLVAQGQGFGTAFTQFANWCTAQQDCALGRDPGAAVKVFQDLVRPLIDFPVPVGDGRKLSYEDATTGVIQALYQQTLWDTLNSGLNELKQQRGATLEKLADIYNERDSDGHYGTTQDAFTAIRCVDDPRVTDPQVILKAQEEYVKVAPFLDDGRPASAARDACAFWPVPNTSEPHVPNVEGLPKTLVISTTNDPATPYQAGVNLAKGLKGALLTFEGTQHTVFLQGVKCVDDAGTDYLVDGTLPPEGKRCSGQ from the coding sequence GTGCTGATCGCGGCGTCCCTGGCCGCCTGCACGTCCACCGGAAAGGCGGCGCCGCCGGCGCCGACGACGGAGTCGCACCCGCCGTCCGGGCCGGTGCCCGCCGGGCTGGAGCGGTTCTACGGCCAGAGCCTGACCTGGGCCGACTGCGCACCTTACGCGACGTCGGAAGACGCGCGGTCGGCGTTCCAGGCGAAGGACGTCCAGTGCGCCCGGCTGACCGTGCCGCTGGACTACGCCAAGCCGGACGGCGAGACGATCACGCTGGGCCTGCTCCGGCACAAGGCCACCGACGCCGGCTCGCGGATCGGGTCGCTGGTCGTCAACCCCGGCGGGCCGGGCGCGTCGGGCATGGTCGCGGCCGCCGGGCTGATCAAGCCGACGGCGAACATCGCCCTCGGCAAGCGCTTCGACCTGGTCGGCTTCGACCCGCGGGGGATCGGGGCGAGCCAGCCGGCCATCCACTGCCTCACCGACCGGGAGCGCGACGCCGACCGCGCCGACGACAGCGAGACCGACGGCTCGCCGGCGGGCGTGCTCCGGCAGGAGTCGCAGGAAAAGGACTTCGCCGCCAAGTGCGCCCAGCGCACCGAGGACGGCACCGGGATGCTGGCCAACGTCGGCACCCGGGACGTCGTGAAGGACCTGGACGTCCTGCGGTCGGTCCTCGGCGACGAAAAACTCACCTATCTGGGCTATTCCTACGGCACCCGGATCGGGTCGACCTACGCCGAGGCGTTCCCGAAGAACGTCCGCGCCATGATCCTCGACGGCGCGGTCGACCCCGAGCAGGACGCCGTCGAGTCGCTGGTCGCGCAGGGCCAGGGCTTCGGCACGGCGTTCACGCAGTTCGCGAACTGGTGCACCGCCCAGCAGGACTGCGCGCTGGGCCGCGACCCGGGCGCGGCGGTCAAGGTGTTCCAGGACCTCGTCCGGCCGCTGATCGACTTCCCGGTGCCGGTCGGCGACGGGCGCAAGCTCTCCTACGAGGACGCGACCACCGGCGTCATCCAGGCCCTCTACCAGCAGACGCTCTGGGACACGCTCAACTCGGGCCTCAACGAGCTGAAGCAGCAGCGCGGCGCGACGCTGGAGAAGCTCGCCGACATCTACAACGAGCGCGACTCCGACGGCCACTACGGCACCACGCAGGACGCGTTCACCGCGATCCGCTGCGTCGACGACCCGCGCGTCACGGACCCTCAGGTCATCCTCAAGGCGCAGGAGGAGTACGTGAAGGTGGCGCCGTTCCTCGACGACGGCCGCCCGGCGAGCGCGGCCCGCGACGCGTGCGCGTTCTGGCCGGTGCCGAACACGTCGGAGCCGCACGTGCCGAACGTCGAAGGCCTGCCGAAGACGCTGGTCATCTCGACGACCAACGACCCGGCGACGCCGTACCAGGCCGGCGTGAACCTCGCGAAGGGCCTGAAGGGCGCCCTGCTGACGTTCGAGGGCACCCAGCACACGGTGTTCCTGCAGGGCGTGAAGTGCGTGGACGACGCGGGCACGGACTACCTGGTCGACGGCACGCTGCCGCCGGAGGGCAAGCGCTGCTCGGGGCAGTAG
- the secA2 gene encoding accessory Sec system translocase SecA2 — MAALISRVGKKLRRIIQRPGSVELTRYEALLPAVEKLEPELEKLSDEELTERAGKLRETLKDTAFGDEQLIEVCALGREAAKRALGERAFDVQVLGTMGLLTKHVVQMETGEGKTLAGALAAAGYALRGKRVHVVTVNDYLARRDAEWMGPVYALLGVSVGWVEPAHSREERKVAYAKDVTYGAVAEIGFDVLRDRLVTKVDDLVQPDPEVAIVDEADSVLVDEARVPLVMAGSIDRSDADEEVAKIVRRLRLNLHYETDSEGRNAWLTDAGSSVVAKSLGIEVDDLFNEQASDRLAAVNVALHAHALLTRDVDYLVRDGKVQLINAARGRVAELQRWPDGLQAAVEAKEQVKATDRGEILDSITVQALLARYPEVAGMTGTAVAVAEQLREFYELEVAVIPPNTPNIREDLPDRIFASPSQKLRAIEEEIRTVHETGRPILVGTQDVAESEELAEKLAKVDLECVVLNARNDAEEAAIIAEAGKKGAVTVSTQMAGRGTDIRLGGTDGAEREEVVELGGLHVIGTARYPSSRLDGQLRGRSGRQGDPGSAIFFASLNDELVLSNAPDVPDGIVADEETGEITDPAALRQINHAQRVAEGVDLEIHRNTWRYTRLIERQRRDLLVHRDKVLRTAYAAEQLEKAHPEKFAELKEKVGDQEKLEQVCREVLLFHIDQLWSDHLAYLTDVRESIHLRALARETPLDEFHRAAIPEFHKIIGEADSRAAKTLEEAELTDDGIDLGDAGVRRANTTWTYLVHDNPFDSDFEQTIKKVRSMIKRK, encoded by the coding sequence GTGGCAGCACTGATCAGCCGGGTGGGCAAGAAGCTCCGCCGGATCATCCAGCGGCCGGGCAGCGTCGAGCTGACCCGCTACGAAGCACTGCTGCCCGCGGTCGAGAAGCTCGAACCCGAGCTCGAGAAGCTCTCCGACGAGGAGCTGACCGAGCGGGCGGGCAAGCTCCGCGAGACGCTGAAGGACACCGCGTTCGGCGACGAGCAGCTGATCGAGGTCTGCGCGCTGGGCCGCGAGGCCGCCAAGCGGGCGCTCGGCGAGCGCGCGTTCGACGTCCAGGTCCTCGGCACGATGGGCCTGCTGACCAAGCACGTCGTGCAGATGGAGACCGGTGAGGGCAAGACGCTCGCCGGCGCGCTGGCCGCGGCCGGGTACGCCCTGCGCGGAAAGCGCGTTCACGTCGTCACCGTCAACGACTACCTGGCGCGACGCGACGCGGAGTGGATGGGCCCGGTGTACGCGCTGCTCGGCGTGTCGGTCGGCTGGGTCGAGCCGGCGCACTCGCGCGAAGAGCGCAAGGTCGCCTACGCCAAGGACGTCACCTACGGCGCCGTCGCCGAAATCGGCTTCGACGTGCTGCGCGACCGACTGGTCACGAAGGTGGACGACCTCGTCCAGCCCGACCCCGAGGTCGCGATCGTCGACGAGGCGGACTCGGTGCTGGTCGACGAGGCCCGCGTGCCGCTGGTGATGGCGGGCTCGATCGACCGCAGCGACGCCGACGAAGAGGTCGCCAAGATCGTCCGGCGGCTGCGGCTCAACCTGCACTACGAGACCGACAGCGAAGGCCGCAACGCCTGGCTGACCGACGCCGGCTCGTCCGTGGTCGCGAAGTCGCTCGGCATCGAGGTCGACGACCTGTTCAACGAGCAGGCCTCCGACCGGCTCGCCGCCGTCAACGTCGCCCTGCACGCCCACGCGCTGCTCACCCGCGACGTCGACTACCTGGTCCGGGACGGCAAGGTCCAGCTCATCAACGCCGCCCGCGGCCGCGTCGCCGAGCTGCAGCGCTGGCCGGACGGCCTGCAGGCAGCCGTCGAGGCGAAGGAGCAGGTCAAGGCCACCGACCGCGGTGAGATCCTGGACTCCATCACCGTGCAGGCGCTGCTCGCGCGCTACCCCGAGGTCGCCGGCATGACCGGTACCGCGGTCGCCGTCGCCGAGCAGCTGCGGGAGTTCTACGAGCTCGAGGTCGCGGTCATCCCGCCGAACACCCCGAACATCCGCGAGGACCTGCCCGACCGGATCTTCGCCTCGCCGTCGCAGAAGCTGCGGGCGATCGAAGAGGAGATCCGCACGGTGCACGAGACCGGGCGGCCGATCCTCGTCGGCACCCAGGACGTCGCCGAGTCCGAAGAGCTGGCCGAGAAGCTCGCGAAGGTCGACCTCGAGTGCGTCGTGCTCAACGCGCGCAACGACGCCGAAGAGGCCGCGATCATCGCCGAAGCGGGCAAGAAGGGCGCGGTGACCGTGTCCACGCAGATGGCGGGCCGCGGCACGGACATCCGGCTGGGCGGCACCGACGGCGCCGAGCGCGAGGAGGTCGTCGAGCTGGGCGGCCTGCACGTCATCGGCACCGCGAGGTACCCGTCGAGCCGGCTCGACGGGCAGCTGCGCGGCCGCTCCGGCCGGCAGGGCGACCCGGGCAGCGCGATCTTCTTCGCGAGCCTGAACGACGAACTGGTGCTGTCGAACGCACCGGACGTGCCCGACGGGATCGTGGCCGACGAGGAGACCGGCGAGATCACCGACCCGGCGGCGCTGCGGCAGATCAACCACGCCCAGCGCGTCGCCGAGGGCGTCGACCTGGAGATCCACCGCAACACCTGGCGCTACACGCGGCTCATCGAACGGCAGCGGCGTGACCTGCTGGTGCACCGCGACAAGGTGCTTCGCACCGCGTACGCGGCGGAGCAGCTGGAGAAGGCGCACCCGGAGAAGTTCGCCGAGCTGAAGGAGAAGGTCGGCGACCAGGAGAAGCTGGAACAGGTGTGCCGCGAGGTGCTGCTGTTCCACATCGACCAGCTCTGGTCGGACCACCTGGCGTACCTGACCGACGTCCGCGAGAGCATCCACCTGCGCGCGCTGGCGCGGGAGACGCCGCTGGACGAGTTCCACCGCGCGGCGATCCCCGAGTTCCACAAGATCATCGGCGAGGCCGATTCGCGGGCGGCGAAGACCCTCGAAGAGGCCGAGCTGACCGACGACGGCATCGATCTCGGCGACGCGGGCGTGCGGCGCGCGAACACGACGTGGACGTACCTGGTGCACGACAACCCGTTCGATTCGGACTTCGAGCAGACCATCAAGAAGGTCCGCAGCATGATCAAGCGGAAGTAG
- a CDS encoding NAD+ synthase codes for MPQLRIALAQVNPTVGDLDGNADLHVEWTRRAAEAGAHVVVFPEMSLTGYPVEDLSLRKTFAAASRQGVESLARRLDEAGCGEVLTYVGYLDLDDAGPRDAAAALYRGEVVARQFKHHLPNYGVFDEHRWFKPGTTLDVVRFHGLDIGMVICEDIWQDGGPISALGRAGVDLVVAPNASPYERSKDEQRLPLIARRAAEAGAPLVYTNQIGGQDDLVFDGDSLVVGADGTLLARAPQFVEHLLVLDMDLPKTGYAGDGTYEGLDVRRRVLSEEPLPAYEPTAEPVISEPLSDEAEVWSALVIGLRDYVHKNGFSSVTFGFSGGIDSAVCAALAADALGGHNVYGVSMPSKYSSGHSKDDAADLARRIGAHYRVEPVEDMVRVYVDQLSLTGLAEENIQARTRGMLLMALSNLDGHLVLATGNKTELAVGYSTIYGDAVGAFAPIKDVFKTHVWQLARWRNAEAVKRGETPPIPENSITKPPSAELRPGQVDTDSLPDYELLDDILDDYVEGDRGYADLVSAGFDPETIDRVVRMVDRAEYKRRQYPPGTKITFKAFGRDRRLPMTNLWREGKA; via the coding sequence ATGCCGCAACTGCGCATCGCGCTCGCCCAGGTCAACCCCACGGTCGGCGACCTCGACGGCAACGCCGACCTGCACGTCGAATGGACCCGCCGCGCCGCCGAAGCCGGCGCTCACGTGGTCGTCTTCCCCGAGATGTCCCTGACCGGCTACCCCGTCGAGGACCTTTCGCTGCGCAAGACCTTCGCCGCCGCCTCCCGGCAGGGCGTCGAGTCCCTCGCGCGCCGCCTCGACGAGGCCGGCTGCGGTGAGGTGCTGACCTACGTCGGCTACCTCGACCTGGACGACGCCGGCCCGCGCGACGCGGCGGCGGCGCTGTACCGCGGCGAGGTCGTCGCGCGGCAGTTCAAGCACCACCTCCCGAACTACGGCGTGTTCGACGAGCACCGGTGGTTCAAGCCCGGCACCACGCTCGACGTCGTCCGGTTCCACGGACTCGACATCGGCATGGTCATCTGCGAGGACATCTGGCAGGACGGCGGCCCGATCTCGGCGCTCGGCCGCGCCGGCGTCGACCTCGTCGTGGCGCCGAACGCGTCGCCGTACGAACGGTCGAAGGACGAGCAGCGGCTGCCGCTCATCGCGCGCCGCGCCGCCGAAGCGGGCGCGCCGCTGGTCTACACCAACCAGATCGGCGGCCAGGACGACCTCGTCTTCGACGGCGACTCGCTCGTCGTCGGCGCGGACGGCACGCTGCTGGCGCGCGCACCGCAGTTCGTCGAGCACCTGCTCGTGCTGGACATGGACCTGCCGAAGACCGGGTACGCGGGCGACGGGACGTACGAAGGCCTGGACGTCCGGCGCCGCGTGCTGAGCGAAGAACCGCTGCCGGCGTACGAGCCGACGGCCGAGCCGGTGATCAGCGAGCCGCTGTCGGACGAGGCCGAGGTGTGGTCGGCGCTGGTCATCGGGCTGCGGGACTACGTGCACAAGAACGGGTTCTCGTCGGTGACGTTCGGGTTCTCCGGCGGCATCGACTCGGCGGTCTGCGCGGCGCTGGCGGCCGACGCGCTGGGCGGCCACAACGTCTACGGCGTCTCGATGCCGTCGAAGTACTCGTCGGGTCACTCGAAGGACGACGCGGCTGACCTCGCGCGGCGGATCGGGGCGCACTACCGCGTCGAGCCGGTCGAGGACATGGTGCGCGTGTACGTCGACCAGCTTTCGCTCACGGGCCTGGCCGAGGAAAACATCCAGGCGCGGACCCGGGGCATGCTCCTCATGGCACTGTCCAACCTGGACGGTCACCTGGTGCTGGCCACCGGCAACAAGACCGAGCTGGCCGTCGGGTACTCCACGATCTACGGCGACGCCGTCGGCGCGTTCGCCCCGATCAAGGACGTCTTCAAGACGCACGTGTGGCAGCTGGCCCGGTGGCGCAACGCCGAAGCGGTCAAGCGGGGCGAAACGCCGCCGATCCCGGAGAACTCGATCACCAAGCCGCCGTCGGCCGAGCTGCGGCCCGGCCAGGTGGACACGGACTCGCTGCCGGACTACGAACTGCTCGACGACATCCTCGACGACTACGTCGAGGGCGACCGCGGGTACGCGGACCTGGTTTCCGCGGGGTTCGACCCGGAGACCATCGACCGCGTGGTGCGGATGGTCGACAGGGCCGAGTACAAGCGGCGCCAGTACCCGCCGGGCACGAAGATCACGTTCAAGGCGTTCGGCCGCGACCGGCGGCTGCCGATGACCAACCTCTGGCGCGAGGGCAAGGCCTAG